A DNA window from Mariprofundus aestuarium contains the following coding sequences:
- a CDS encoding deoxyguanosinetriphosphate triphosphohydrolase gives MAISDYESILAPYACRSIYSRGRVYDEPESPHRNAYQRDRDRIIHSASFRRLEYKTQVFVNHEGDHYRTRLTHSIEVAQIARSVCRSMHLHEDLAEAVALAHDLGHTPFGHSGQDALDEMMKPYGGFEHNRQSLRVVEQLEHKYAAFTGLNLSYETREGIVKHHSAYDTPKNRDLAHFNLHEQPPLEAQIGNLADEIAYNNHDIDDGYRAGMLTVDGLMQLELFRIHYEQVEREFPDVSERLKMNETVRHMINFLIVDVIQETLRRIEEAGIKNFDDVRAASKTLVSLSKPVRRMNGEMKKFLFKNMYRHYRVARMSNKAERVIREIFNVYMEHPAMLPENQQHELEAAAALKGGGLTPARQARIIADYIAGMTDRYALEEYERLFNVSARP, from the coding sequence ATGGCAATATCCGACTACGAATCGATACTCGCGCCCTACGCCTGCCGTAGCATCTATTCGCGTGGCCGGGTTTATGATGAGCCTGAATCGCCGCACAGAAATGCCTACCAGCGAGATCGTGATCGCATCATTCACTCAGCATCCTTTCGCAGGCTGGAGTACAAAACTCAGGTTTTCGTAAATCACGAGGGCGACCACTATCGTACTCGCCTGACCCACTCGATCGAGGTGGCGCAGATTGCCCGCTCGGTCTGTCGCTCGATGCATCTGCATGAAGATCTGGCTGAGGCCGTGGCACTTGCCCATGATCTCGGCCACACCCCGTTCGGTCACTCCGGCCAGGATGCACTGGATGAGATGATGAAGCCCTATGGTGGCTTTGAGCATAACCGCCAGTCGTTGCGGGTGGTTGAGCAGTTGGAACATAAATATGCCGCTTTTACGGGCTTGAATCTGAGCTACGAAACACGCGAAGGTATCGTCAAACATCATTCGGCATACGATACACCGAAGAACCGGGATCTGGCCCATTTCAATCTGCATGAGCAGCCACCACTTGAGGCACAGATCGGCAACCTGGCCGATGAGATCGCCTACAATAACCACGACATTGATGACGGCTATCGCGCCGGTATGTTGACTGTCGACGGGTTAATGCAGCTTGAGCTGTTCCGTATTCACTATGAGCAGGTTGAGCGGGAGTTTCCCGATGTCAGCGAACGCTTGAAGATGAACGAAACCGTGCGCCATATGATCAACTTTCTCATCGTCGATGTGATTCAGGAGACACTGAGGCGGATTGAAGAAGCGGGGATAAAAAATTTCGACGATGTGCGTGCCGCTTCAAAAACGCTGGTGAGTTTGAGTAAACCTGTGCGCCGCATGAATGGTGAGATGAAGAAATTCCTCTTTAAAAATATGTATCGTCACTACCGGGTGGCGCGTATGTCCAATAAAGCGGAACGGGTGATTCGAGAAATCTTCAACGTCTATATGGAGCATCCCGCCATGCTACCAGAGAACCAGCAGCATGAACTTGAGGCTGCAGCTGCATTGAAAGGTGGCGGGCTAACCCCAGCTCGACAAGCGAGAATTATCGCTGATTACATTGCCGGAATGACCGATCGTTATGCGCTAGAGGAGTACGAGCGCCTGTTTAACGTAAGTGCCCGCCCTTAA
- the pyrF gene encoding orotidine-5'-phosphate decarboxylase: protein MQDRLMVALDVDCRDKALLMRDAVGESVGWLKVGLRLFVAEGPALVRDLKLTHKLFLDLKFHDIPNTVAQAIESAGGLGVDMVNVHAGGGEEMLAAAAGAAKAFPGMKLIAVTVLTSDPMPKEEAREVALQRAKMALDAGLDGVVCSVHEAAEIKALCGQNFITVTPGIRWGGQDAQDQKRVADPASAIANGSDYLVVGRPILHAPDPAQAAREAVAMMESAA from the coding sequence ATGCAGGATCGGTTGATGGTGGCGCTGGATGTGGATTGTCGTGACAAGGCTCTGCTGATGCGTGATGCGGTGGGGGAATCAGTTGGCTGGCTGAAGGTTGGGTTACGCCTGTTTGTCGCAGAAGGACCGGCGCTTGTGCGCGATTTAAAGCTGACCCACAAGCTGTTTCTCGACCTGAAATTTCACGATATCCCTAACACTGTCGCGCAGGCGATTGAGAGTGCCGGTGGTCTTGGTGTAGACATGGTGAATGTACATGCAGGAGGAGGCGAAGAGATGCTGGCTGCTGCTGCTGGTGCTGCCAAAGCGTTTCCGGGTATGAAGCTGATTGCTGTCACAGTATTGACCAGTGATCCGATGCCCAAAGAAGAGGCGCGTGAGGTGGCATTGCAACGCGCAAAGATGGCACTGGATGCAGGGCTTGATGGCGTGGTTTGTAGTGTGCATGAGGCTGCTGAAATCAAGGCACTTTGCGGGCAGAATTTTATTACTGTAACCCCTGGTATTCGCTGGGGTGGACAGGATGCTCAGGATCAGAAACGGGTGGCCGATCCGGCGTCCGCCATTGCCAATGGTTCTGACTACCTCGTTGTTGGCCGCCCGATCCTGCATGCACCAGATCCAGCACAGGCAGCCCGTGAAGCGGTGGCTATGATGGAATCTGCGGCCTGA
- a CDS encoding cellulose biosynthesis cyclic di-GMP-binding regulatory protein BcsB, which produces MKKIVFLSMAVLLFGFQAEAKIGDSLKISGKQATVYSGPADTASKVMSVSSSMKLVEMERQAGWVLVTVRPSGVQGWVKEKDLTAAKNIGTLATSLPSARKALNAMGPVRTVTLDDMGFKKGHVFRASQAGHHQDFFFETPMDSNVRGGVFRISYRASNMLMKLSNIRVFANDVPLIQIPIEGDNLVHEVGVVLPGSMFRDGMVKVTVESGTLVNANRCLDIRSGGGYLHILPSTAMDITYSSIDRSIRDAWRMLPHNVTVSLPAGNLDASQFASAMSVMELLANAGKEVAIKRLPEIGDVVIAPKGDIVSVLNQRGKSLKKGYVDLKSGDVFQTPTDNLNLIKSGNSVSIAVSEPYDVQPLYLIDERWELLAAGRHYDINKPDRFYDLRALPKDSGSDYYTLPLSQLDTSPHYVANETVWSTTLAPRDLPAGTRLDMLSLSIIAPVRWEADPNYEFYAFLNDVLVFSKRLENDGNKHNYSIPLPVEYQQQYNNLRFVVQHDIVSGDCFGVMPTDFVQITPDTAIVVKKTDREPTKFSGLSEYLSSGFDMVIAEKYLANPENALQLISHVASDLPIVMDYSRVRFMKESEALSPSGPFVAFGNFNLDSLDAPLRMDKGKVEIKDRDGQTFFSVNALPKITVAEIINDGSAHGLLVIPSDLITHDFDKKLRLIEGDVAFIDAHGVLLNIDSKQPTLAEVYYPDTKDWFAVLGEYRFWLLGLLWFLLSLAIVYVFRLTRRQQQGSDHDVEMPTSDDLHAQRVHHSNINTEDDDVNLSNK; this is translated from the coding sequence ATGAAGAAGATTGTCTTTCTATCGATGGCAGTGCTGCTGTTCGGTTTTCAGGCAGAGGCCAAGATTGGCGATAGTCTAAAAATATCCGGGAAACAGGCTACGGTCTATTCCGGACCGGCGGATACGGCATCAAAGGTGATGAGCGTAAGCTCAAGCATGAAGCTTGTCGAAATGGAGCGCCAGGCTGGCTGGGTGCTTGTAACTGTCAGGCCATCTGGTGTGCAGGGTTGGGTTAAAGAGAAAGACCTTACCGCTGCGAAAAATATTGGCACACTGGCTACTTCTCTTCCATCTGCCAGAAAGGCACTCAATGCTATGGGGCCGGTAAGAACGGTTACGCTTGACGACATGGGCTTTAAGAAAGGGCATGTATTCAGAGCATCACAGGCCGGTCATCACCAGGATTTCTTTTTTGAAACTCCGATGGATTCAAATGTAAGGGGCGGTGTGTTCCGTATCTCCTACCGCGCCTCAAACATGCTGATGAAGCTCTCCAATATCAGGGTTTTTGCCAACGATGTGCCTCTGATTCAGATTCCTATCGAAGGGGATAATCTGGTGCATGAAGTGGGTGTGGTTCTGCCGGGCTCGATGTTCCGTGACGGTATGGTGAAGGTGACCGTTGAGTCGGGCACGCTGGTGAATGCGAACCGCTGCTTGGATATTCGCTCCGGTGGAGGCTACCTCCATATTCTTCCAAGCACGGCTATGGATATCACTTACAGTTCGATCGACAGGTCAATTCGAGATGCGTGGCGTATGTTGCCGCATAATGTGACCGTTTCCCTCCCTGCAGGCAACCTAGATGCATCTCAGTTTGCATCTGCCATGTCCGTGATGGAGTTACTGGCCAATGCCGGCAAGGAAGTGGCGATCAAGCGGCTGCCTGAAATCGGTGATGTGGTTATTGCTCCGAAGGGTGATATTGTTTCGGTACTGAATCAACGAGGCAAGAGCCTGAAGAAAGGTTATGTTGATCTGAAAAGCGGCGATGTATTCCAGACCCCTACAGACAACCTGAATCTGATCAAGTCAGGTAATTCAGTTTCTATTGCAGTTTCAGAGCCATATGATGTGCAGCCACTGTATCTTATTGATGAGCGCTGGGAGCTTCTTGCTGCTGGCAGGCATTATGATATTAACAAGCCGGATCGTTTTTACGACCTGAGGGCTCTGCCTAAAGACTCCGGTAGCGACTACTACACGCTGCCGCTGAGCCAGCTGGACACAAGTCCGCATTATGTGGCGAATGAAACCGTATGGAGCACTACGCTGGCACCGCGTGATCTGCCAGCAGGTACCCGCTTGGACATGTTGAGCCTGAGCATTATTGCCCCAGTGCGCTGGGAGGCTGATCCAAACTATGAGTTCTATGCATTCCTGAACGATGTACTGGTGTTCTCCAAGCGGTTGGAGAATGATGGTAACAAGCATAACTACTCCATACCGCTGCCTGTTGAGTACCAGCAGCAGTACAACAACCTCCGCTTTGTCGTGCAGCATGATATCGTATCGGGTGACTGTTTTGGTGTGATGCCAACGGACTTTGTTCAGATCACTCCGGATACCGCGATTGTTGTTAAAAAGACAGACAGGGAGCCAACGAAATTCTCCGGTCTTTCAGAGTATCTCTCTTCCGGCTTCGATATGGTGATTGCTGAGAAGTACCTGGCCAACCCTGAGAATGCACTGCAGTTGATCTCACACGTTGCCTCTGATCTTCCGATTGTTATGGATTACTCCAGGGTTCGCTTCATGAAGGAGAGTGAGGCATTGAGCCCAAGTGGCCCGTTTGTCGCATTCGGTAACTTCAACCTTGATAGCCTTGATGCGCCGCTGCGCATGGATAAAGGTAAGGTTGAAATCAAGGACAGGGATGGTCAAACATTCTTCAGTGTGAACGCACTGCCGAAGATTACTGTCGCAGAGATTATCAATGACGGCTCTGCACATGGTCTGTTGGTGATTCCTTCTGATCTGATTACACATGATTTCGACAAGAAGTTGCGCTTGATTGAGGGTGATGTGGCCTTCATAGATGCCCATGGTGTGCTGCTGAATATTGACAGTAAGCAGCCAACCTTGGCTGAGGTCTACTACCCAGATACGAAGGACTGGTTCGCAGTGCTTGGCGAGTACCGCTTCTGGTTGCTGGGTCTGCTGTGGTTCCTCTTGAGCCTGGCGATCGTGTATGTCTTCCGTCTGACTCGCCGCCAGCAACAGGGTAGCGACCACGATGTAGAGATGCCGACTTCGGACGATCTGCATGCACAGCGTGTGCACCACAGCAACATCAATACTGAGGATGATGACGTCAACCTTTCGAATAAGTGA
- a CDS encoding glycosyltransferase family 2 protein, which translates to MTQMETSRPRRIGDCLLEQKLITDEQLAEALVIQQGQGLRLGEVILAKGWVTASQLYDALTDHFRKGRIGDLLVERGLLTQDRLDEAIGIQRQWGTRVGDIILSKSWVRPFLFYQVLAEHFDKPFVNLIDDAPDMSLLSEEHYLSYSDNLFIPWRKEHGLTKVAVADLDANVMAEVEKVVDGPVDFVVTSKFDIVWTLQNCGNAYYSEKSVHELRRDQPQYSASTVFTERQLLFFAILMTVTMVSLAIWPVGTLIAINVFITVFLILNFGLRVLFTWVGGDKKFDNYITDAEVDAVSDASLPTYTVLVPMYKESESLPHLAKALRNLDYPLSKLDIKIILEEDDEETIQTAKDLALEGIFEIIRVPDSLPKTKPKACNYALNFSRGELVTIYDGEDAPEADQLKKVVLAFRKAAENTAVIQARLNYFNVAENWLTRMFTMEYSLWFDFYLPALDALKIPIPLGGTSNHFKMKVLRELQGWDPYNVTEDCDLGVRLTQRGYRVGVVNSTTYEEANNDLHNWIRQRSRWLKGYMQTYLVHMRRPIEFYKTLGHVGFWGFQFFVGGTIISALVMPILMLVFFSWLISQTTMFDQIYPAALLYINLINLLVGNGFLVYLFMLSGFKRHYYKLMPWALTVPLYWVMMSWAGFKGLWQLIFNPFYWEKTHHGLTSYATTSDVDEDSMNSEKIAGGDK; encoded by the coding sequence ATGACTCAGATGGAGACTTCACGACCTCGTAGGATTGGTGACTGCTTGCTGGAACAGAAGCTGATCACCGATGAGCAACTGGCCGAAGCCCTTGTGATACAGCAAGGGCAAGGCCTGCGGCTTGGAGAGGTGATCCTGGCCAAAGGCTGGGTCACTGCATCCCAGCTTTATGATGCACTAACCGATCATTTCAGAAAGGGCCGCATTGGTGACCTGCTGGTGGAAAGAGGGCTGTTGACTCAGGACAGGCTGGATGAGGCTATTGGCATCCAGAGGCAGTGGGGTACCCGAGTGGGGGATATCATTCTCTCCAAATCTTGGGTGCGGCCATTTTTGTTCTATCAGGTTTTGGCCGAGCATTTTGACAAGCCATTTGTGAACCTGATTGATGATGCGCCGGATATGAGTCTGTTGAGTGAGGAGCACTACCTTAGTTACTCGGATAACCTCTTCATTCCATGGCGGAAGGAGCATGGGCTGACCAAGGTGGCAGTTGCTGACTTGGACGCTAATGTAATGGCAGAAGTCGAGAAGGTAGTCGATGGACCTGTTGATTTCGTGGTGACGTCGAAATTCGATATTGTCTGGACCCTGCAGAATTGTGGCAATGCATATTACAGTGAAAAATCAGTTCATGAGTTGAGAAGGGATCAGCCGCAATACTCGGCAAGCACAGTGTTTACTGAAAGGCAGCTGCTGTTTTTCGCTATCCTGATGACGGTGACAATGGTCTCTCTGGCAATATGGCCTGTGGGTACATTGATTGCGATTAATGTGTTCATCACAGTATTTCTGATCCTCAACTTTGGTTTGCGTGTGTTGTTTACCTGGGTGGGGGGCGATAAAAAATTCGATAATTATATTACCGATGCAGAGGTTGATGCGGTTAGCGATGCAAGTTTGCCGACCTATACGGTGCTTGTGCCGATGTACAAGGAGTCCGAGTCGCTTCCGCACCTTGCTAAAGCACTCAGGAACCTAGATTACCCATTATCCAAGCTCGATATCAAGATTATTCTTGAAGAGGATGATGAAGAGACAATCCAGACGGCTAAAGACCTCGCCCTTGAAGGTATTTTTGAAATCATCAGGGTTCCAGATTCATTGCCGAAAACAAAGCCCAAAGCGTGCAACTATGCGCTTAATTTTTCCAGGGGTGAACTGGTAACCATTTATGATGGTGAAGATGCTCCGGAAGCGGATCAGCTGAAAAAGGTTGTGCTGGCCTTCAGGAAAGCGGCTGAGAATACAGCGGTAATCCAGGCCCGGTTGAACTACTTCAATGTGGCTGAGAACTGGCTGACGCGTATGTTTACCATGGAGTACTCCCTCTGGTTCGATTTCTATCTGCCGGCACTTGATGCTCTGAAGATTCCGATTCCTCTGGGAGGTACATCCAACCACTTTAAAATGAAAGTGCTAAGGGAGCTACAGGGTTGGGATCCATATAATGTAACTGAGGATTGCGATCTTGGTGTGCGTCTGACACAGAGGGGCTACCGAGTGGGTGTTGTGAACTCGACTACCTACGAGGAGGCCAATAATGATCTGCATAACTGGATTCGCCAACGCTCACGCTGGTTGAAGGGGTACATGCAGACCTACCTTGTGCATATGCGCAGGCCAATCGAGTTTTACAAGACGTTGGGGCATGTCGGATTCTGGGGATTCCAGTTCTTTGTCGGTGGTACAATTATCAGCGCACTGGTCATGCCAATTCTGATGCTGGTGTTTTTCTCATGGCTTATTTCTCAAACAACCATGTTTGACCAGATATACCCGGCAGCACTGCTGTATATCAATCTGATAAACCTGCTGGTCGGCAACGGATTCCTAGTTTACCTGTTTATGCTCAGTGGCTTCAAGCGTCACTACTATAAGCTAATGCCATGGGCGCTGACCGTACCGCTCTACTGGGTCATGATGTCCTGGGCTGGATTCAAAGGACTCTGGCAGTTGATTTTCAACCCGTTCTATTGGGAGAAGACCCATCATGGTCTGACCAGCTATGCAACCACCAGTGACGTGGACGAGGACTCGATGAATAGTGAGAAGATAGCAGGGGGAGATAAATGA
- a CDS encoding serine/threonine-protein kinase, which translates to MNHDAIWKSGGLIGIIVSLLFLTGYSSHLSTFRTADNLLYDFISQKNTLPTDSRIILVEVDASSSEQKSHAAIAAAINKLSNAGAKLIALDILYTEPELQPEDNNSGEAQKDMLAENIRLAGNVLLPLYFEFGSEVIQSNILSPSQIRRSTFRQINRNATAAVSAFMLHYPYSNLLEGAAGFGHFNLFPDPDGTVRSHPLAIELSDKFYPSIALVLAAGAMNIPTSDMRLNIGTDIELGALNVATDRDIRIYPAFHTDGSGGSYSRFSLSELLSESTPADLFKDKIILIGSTADNSSNSFITPLKRNMSRIEFVAHSIQSILKEESVIRPGWTLYIELALLLLAGLYLTLLLPRLSGIAGVAATVTATLVLLITGFFLISAFSIWIQTCLTALLLIIGHLCIGIRAHFIAKEQQPSSTSDSNETNKMLGLSFQSQGMLENAYKKFLICPLDEEMLPILYDLGLAFERKRQFDEAINVYQHMATYNSNFRDIQVRLINAKRSKEAVSEKGSNDGVANLLAGGDINPTLGRYEIFSELGKGAMGTVYLGKDPQINRQVAIKTLALSKEFEADQLEEVKKRFFHEAEIAGMLNHPNIVTIFDAGAEHDLAYIAMEYLDGIDLIRYTQKGKTLPIPTTLKIVAKVAEALQYAHDHGVIHRDIKPANIMILKNKSVKVTDFGIAHINDSSKTKAGIVMGTPSYMSPEQLSGKKVDGRSDLFSLGVMLYEMVAGVRPFTADSISKLMLKVARVPHTDVRELDPEVPDSVAELINSMLAKNPENRIASAHEVLDRIHQCLQENRAQEGTP; encoded by the coding sequence TTGAATCATGATGCTATCTGGAAATCGGGCGGGCTTATTGGCATCATTGTTTCGCTGCTATTCCTGACTGGATACAGCAGCCATCTCTCTACCTTCCGAACTGCTGACAACCTGCTTTATGACTTCATCTCCCAGAAAAACACTCTTCCTACGGACAGCAGAATCATTCTTGTTGAAGTAGACGCCAGCAGCAGTGAGCAAAAGTCACATGCAGCCATTGCAGCAGCCATTAACAAACTATCCAATGCAGGTGCCAAACTTATCGCACTGGATATCCTCTACACCGAACCTGAGCTACAGCCGGAAGACAACAACAGTGGTGAAGCACAGAAGGATATGCTGGCAGAGAATATCCGCCTTGCTGGCAACGTCCTGCTTCCGCTCTATTTTGAATTTGGTTCAGAGGTCATACAGAGTAACATCCTTTCGCCAAGTCAGATTAGGCGTTCGACATTCAGACAGATCAACCGCAATGCTACAGCAGCTGTCAGCGCTTTTATGCTCCATTACCCTTACAGCAACCTATTAGAGGGCGCTGCCGGCTTCGGGCACTTCAACCTGTTTCCTGATCCGGATGGCACTGTCCGCTCACACCCCCTGGCCATTGAACTCTCGGATAAGTTTTATCCATCTATCGCACTAGTACTGGCGGCAGGGGCGATGAACATTCCAACAAGTGACATGCGGCTGAATATTGGCACCGATATTGAACTGGGTGCCCTGAATGTCGCCACCGATCGTGATATCCGCATTTACCCGGCCTTTCATACCGATGGCAGCGGCGGAAGTTACAGTCGATTCAGCCTCTCCGAGCTTCTTTCAGAGAGCACACCCGCTGACCTGTTTAAGGACAAGATCATCTTGATTGGCAGCACCGCCGACAACAGCTCAAACAGCTTCATAACACCATTAAAGCGGAATATGTCGCGCATCGAGTTTGTTGCCCACAGCATTCAAAGCATCCTTAAAGAGGAGTCAGTCATTCGGCCGGGCTGGACTCTCTACATTGAGCTTGCGCTGCTACTGCTTGCGGGGCTCTACCTGACCCTTCTTCTACCACGTCTTTCTGGTATCGCAGGGGTTGCTGCAACAGTGACTGCCACTCTCGTACTGCTTATCACAGGCTTCTTTTTGATATCCGCATTTTCTATCTGGATTCAAACCTGCCTGACGGCTCTACTGCTGATTATTGGCCACCTATGCATCGGCATCAGAGCACATTTTATTGCCAAAGAACAACAGCCCTCCTCAACAAGTGACTCGAATGAAACCAATAAAATGCTTGGGCTCTCGTTCCAGAGCCAGGGCATGCTGGAAAATGCATATAAAAAATTCCTCATATGCCCGCTAGATGAGGAGATGCTTCCCATCCTGTATGACCTGGGGCTTGCCTTTGAACGCAAGCGCCAGTTTGACGAAGCAATCAATGTCTATCAGCACATGGCCACCTACAACAGCAACTTCCGCGACATTCAAGTTCGACTTATCAATGCAAAAAGAAGCAAGGAGGCTGTTTCAGAGAAGGGTTCAAACGATGGGGTGGCCAACCTGCTGGCAGGTGGCGACATCAACCCGACCTTGGGCCGCTACGAGATATTCAGCGAATTGGGTAAGGGTGCCATGGGGACTGTATACCTTGGCAAGGACCCACAAATCAACCGTCAGGTTGCCATTAAAACACTGGCTCTCTCCAAAGAGTTTGAGGCCGATCAGCTTGAAGAGGTAAAAAAACGATTCTTCCATGAGGCCGAAATTGCCGGCATGCTCAACCATCCCAACATTGTTACCATTTTCGATGCCGGTGCGGAACACGACCTTGCCTATATTGCCATGGAGTACCTGGATGGAATCGACCTCATCCGTTACACCCAAAAGGGCAAAACCCTGCCGATCCCGACCACACTGAAAATCGTTGCCAAGGTAGCTGAAGCACTTCAGTACGCTCACGACCACGGTGTCATCCATAGAGACATTAAGCCGGCCAACATCATGATCCTGAAAAACAAGAGCGTAAAAGTAACCGACTTCGGCATCGCCCACATTAATGACTCGAGTAAAACCAAAGCTGGGATTGTCATGGGCACCCCCTCCTATATGTCACCGGAACAGCTTTCAGGCAAAAAGGTTGATGGCCGCTCCGACCTTTTCTCCCTTGGCGTAATGCTCTATGAGATGGTTGCCGGCGTTCGCCCATTCACTGCCGATTCAATATCAAAACTGATGTTAAAGGTTGCCAGGGTACCGCATACGGATGTGCGCGAACTTGATCCTGAAGTTCCAGACAGTGTGGCTGAGTTGATTAATAGCATGCTCGCCAAGAATCCTGAAAATCGCATCGCCTCTGCCCATGAAGTGCTGGATCGCATCCACCAGTGCCTTCAGGAAAACAGAGCGCAGGAAGGCACTCCGTGA
- a CDS encoding Stp1/IreP family PP2C-type Ser/Thr phosphatase, giving the protein MKGLKMYAMTDVGIRRKHNEDSVGITPSHGIAVLADGMGGHNAGEVASAMAVNIISEKIKEEILSIPAARIDEKTGFAGESILTRDAIRFANDSIYSTAQNRPECKGMGTTVLVAVFYADRITAAHVGDSRMYRQRNGNLTHVTEDHSVIHEQVRRGLVSASDARNSIIRNLVTRALGVAPGVDPDIVEDTVIPGDLYLMCSDGLTDVVPDEVIGQTLSRYDNDLKKAATALIRLANEAGGPDNTSVILIKKPQKSGLFSRLLGKG; this is encoded by the coding sequence GTGAAGGGGTTGAAGATGTATGCTATGACCGATGTCGGCATCAGGCGAAAGCATAATGAAGACAGTGTCGGCATCACCCCTTCGCACGGCATTGCCGTCCTGGCGGATGGCATGGGCGGCCACAACGCAGGCGAAGTAGCCAGCGCTATGGCGGTAAATATTATTAGTGAGAAAATCAAAGAGGAAATATTGAGCATCCCTGCAGCGCGGATTGATGAAAAAACCGGGTTTGCGGGTGAGTCGATCCTGACCCGGGATGCGATCAGATTTGCCAATGATTCGATTTACAGTACTGCCCAGAACAGACCTGAGTGCAAAGGCATGGGAACCACTGTTCTGGTTGCTGTTTTTTATGCCGATCGAATCACCGCTGCCCATGTCGGAGATTCGCGCATGTACCGGCAGCGTAATGGTAATTTGACCCATGTTACTGAAGATCACTCCGTGATTCATGAACAGGTTCGGCGCGGCCTAGTCTCTGCTTCAGATGCACGCAACTCCATTATCAGGAATCTGGTGACGCGCGCGCTCGGCGTAGCTCCAGGTGTAGATCCGGATATAGTTGAAGACACGGTTATACCGGGGGACCTTTACCTGATGTGCTCCGACGGACTCACCGACGTAGTGCCGGATGAGGTGATCGGCCAAACCCTTTCACGTTACGACAACGACCTGAAAAAGGCTGCGACAGCGTTAATTCGACTGGCCAATGAAGCCGGAGGCCCGGACAACACCTCAGTAATCCTTATCAAGAAACCACAAAAGTCTGGTCTTTTCTCTAGACTTCTGGGTAAAGGTTAA